TCAAAACTGTTATTTCCCCGTCCGTCACGGGAACTCCGTTACGCTGTATCAGGACGCGCACGTGCCTGATAATTTGTTGCCGGAGATTAAATTGGAAAACGACGCCGTGTACAAGCATGGGCAATGCTGGGAGGATATATGTCACGCAATACTAGAAGCGCATCATTTGGTGTACGTGGTTGGCTGGTCAATATATCACAAGGTCAAATTAGTCAGAGAGCCGACAAAGACGTTACCGAGCGGTGGGAATTTAAATTTGGGGGATTTGTTGAAGTACAAATCGCAAGAAGGTGTTAGAGTTTTATTGCTGGTTTGGGATGATAAGACTTCGCACAGCAAGTTTTTCATCAATACGGTACCGTGTTAGTCAATTTGGATAGTTGTTGTTAATGTTTGATTGCTAAATGTATTGGTTCTAAATTCAAATTTGGAATTGCAGACTGGACTGATGCAAACGCATGATGAAGAAACGCGCAAGTTTTTCAAGCATTCATCAGTGAATTGTGTGTTATCTCCACGTTATGCCAGCAGTAAGCTTAGCATTTTCAAGCAACAGGCATGCTTATACAGTGTTTCACTTTCAGTTGCATCATATACACTCTTGAATCTCTGAAATTAATTAGGAAAGATGTAATGCTTTCTGTTTTTCAATCTGCCAGAAAAATTTACCGAGTTTTTGCTCTGTTATCTCTTTAGGTTGTGGGGACGCTCTTTACGCATCATCAGAAATGCGTGATTGTGGATTCACAAGCATCTGGAAACAACAGGAAGATAACTGCTTTTATGGGAGGTTTAGATCTTTGTGATGGTCGTTATGACACTCCTGAACATCGGCTATTTAAGGATCTTGACACTGTATTCCAGGAGGATTATCATAATCCAACAATACCTGTGAGTGTATACTTCCAAGATTTTCATTTTCTGTTTCTGATAAcccttttaaataaattctgCAGATATAATTCTAGAGGTGAATTAGGATCTAGGTTTTGTTTCTATTGACCATCATCAATAACATGTATTAGTCCATgaggtaaataaaaaaataatgatacctACAGTCCCTTTGGCTTTATCCATGAGGTTGATTTACAGAATAAAGCTTTAGTAGGTAAAATGCACCAGGTTTAATCCATggattttttacatttttgacTCTTACTGAATAAAACATCCTTTTCTTCTTACTTCTTACCTAAAATGATAGACAGGAACCAAGGGTCCAAGGCAACCATGGCATGATTGGCATTGCAAAATTGAAGGACCAGCTGCGTATGATATCCTGTCAAACTTTGAGCAGCGTTGGAAAAAAGCCTCAAAATGGAAAGAGTTTGGACGGCGTTTTAAAAGGGTTACTCACTGGCATGATGACTCCTTGATAAAGTTAGAACGGATCTCTTGGATACTCAGTCCTGGGCCATCAATTCCTCATGATGATCCTAAATTATGGATGTCTAAAGAAGATGACCCTGAAAACTGGCATGTTCAGGTAATTAGCACGCACTATCCTAAGAAAAATAACTTTTTGCTTCGTTTTATGATATTATCGTCTTATTGGTTTCTTAAATTGACAGGTTTTCCGGTCTATTGATTCAGGGTCCCTGAAGGGGTTCCCAAAATCTGTTTATCAGGCTGAGGCGCAGGTAGACTAATTTATAAATGCATTAAGAGGTATTTCAGTTTAACTTGCATGTAATCATATTTCTCATGATCAATAGTTTCTTGACCTTCTCTTTTCATTGCAGAACCTTGTTTGTGCTAAAAATCTAGTTATTGACAAGAGCATTCAAACAGCATACATTCAGGCAATCAGATCTGCCCAGCACTTCATTTATATAGAGAATCAATATTTCATTGGATCATCATATGCGTGGCCATCTTACAAAGAAGCAGGTTTTAGTATCTTCTGTATCACTTTTTGCATGAACATATATTTTCTAGTGCTTGAATTAGTGATACAATTATTCGGAAGCAATAAGAGGTTTGGCATCCAAAAGATGCTCTTTTTTTAAACAATATGCTGTCTCACTTTAGAACTAGACGatgaaatgattttattttacacttttagCGCCACTGtatttttttaagttgttttGTTCTTATTTAGaccttagagtaaaaaaaatccCTTCaagttattttcttttctttaactAGGGGCTGATAATCTAATTCCTATGGAGTTGGCATTGAAGATTTGCAGTAAGATCAGAGCAAGGGAGAGATTTGCAGTTTATGTTGTCATACCAATGTGGCCTGAGGGTGCTCCCTCTTCTACCTCTGTACAAGAAATTCTCTTCTGGCAGGTAATATAACTTGTAGTATAGTTCAATAAATTGTAGGTATGTATTGATGAAGGTCAAGAGGGAGAAGCAAGTGGATATTCAGATTTATGTTGctctataaaattattatcagTGACAAGTGACAACTGCAGCACCTTTACTTTGAATGGTGCATTGGTGCTGCAGTTGCTAATAAATGCAGCACCATTTATTAGAAAATGAATTGACGGTTGACCCATCCTTTTTGTGGCTACATTTTCCAAAGCTTTattttcaaccaaaataaaaaccctGATTCTTTGTGATCTAAggatttcaattttgttttgatgGCACAGATCAGTTGgagatttatgtattttatatgtGCCTTTGACATTTATTTATCTTACATTCACAGGGACAGACTATGCAAATGATGTATGATGTCATAGCAAAGGAATTGAAATGCATGAATCTTGAGGATTTGCATCCGCAGGACTACCTAAATTTTTACTGTCTTGGTAAAAGGGAAGGACTTCCTAAAGAAATGTTGGATTCAAGTGATAAACCGTCCAATTCTGCCGAAGAGGTAGTTCTTCCGGAACTTAATTTTGTTAGATTAAGCTTGTTTGTCTAGAGTTAATAATATTAAGTGGTTAAAATATTAGTGTAGGTCCATGGTCCCATTTTCAGTTCGATTGGTCAAGTTTGGTCTTAGTCAAACTATGATCATTTGTGCAAGAACATTGTAAGTTGTAACTGATCTGTTTAGCATGTTTAGTAACCTATATATCTAAATTTAGCATGGAAGGAACAACAGTTATATAGTTGATTACCTGCTCATTAGATCTATTTTCATTTGG
This region of Mercurialis annua linkage group LG1-X, ddMerAnnu1.2, whole genome shotgun sequence genomic DNA includes:
- the LOC126686559 gene encoding phospholipase D delta-like, which gives rise to MILSLCLMAEDDPKRSPTAMYLYGELDLKIIAARRLPNMDLLTERVRRCLNAFDDCRQPCIKEVKREHQHTIITSDPYVTVCIAGATVARTRVLSNSQNPTWNEHFKIPVAHPAAHVEFHVKDNDMFGAEKIGIATVPVEKIVSGETISEWLPITGPNGKPPKPDCAVLIEMKFMQCEENPLYQYGIAACPNDFGIQNCYFPVRHGNSVTLYQDAHVPDNLLPEIKLENDAVYKHGQCWEDICHAILEAHHLVYVVGWSIYHKVKLVREPTKTLPSGGNLNLGDLLKYKSQEGVRVLLLVWDDKTSHSKFFINTTGLMQTHDEETRKFFKHSSVNCVLSPRYASSKLSIFKQQVVGTLFTHHQKCVIVDSQASGNNRKITAFMGGLDLCDGRYDTPEHRLFKDLDTVFQEDYHNPTIPTGTKGPRQPWHDWHCKIEGPAAYDILSNFEQRWKKASKWKEFGRRFKRVTHWHDDSLIKLERISWILSPGPSIPHDDPKLWMSKEDDPENWHVQVFRSIDSGSLKGFPKSVYQAEAQNLVCAKNLVIDKSIQTAYIQAIRSAQHFIYIENQYFIGSSYAWPSYKEAGADNLIPMELALKICSKIRARERFAVYVVIPMWPEGAPSSTSVQEILFWQGQTMQMMYDVIAKELKCMNLEDLHPQDYLNFYCLGKREGLPKEMLDSSDKPSNSAEEVSSSQKYQRFMIYVHAKGMILDDEYIILGSANINQRSMAGSRDTEIAMGSYQPNHTWGNKKRHPRGQVYGYRMSLWAEHLGLVDSLFDEPEHLDCVKTVNKIAEDNWRRFTEEEFTPLQGFLLKYPLEVDKNGKVSPLPGQENFPDVGGKVIGSRSTFPDSLTT